Proteins co-encoded in one Gossypium arboreum isolate Shixiya-1 chromosome 11, ASM2569848v2, whole genome shotgun sequence genomic window:
- the LOC128283926 gene encoding uncharacterized protein LOC128283926 — protein MSFTPTPPPIFAGENYHIWVVKMKTYLQAHNLWNVVENDIEPASLRVNPTIAQIRQHSKECVKKHKAMSCLQNRVSDMRESKTIKQYSDRIMATFNNIRLPGDDFSESRVVEKQRMANRLEEYPEGDFQEKAKESSSLSYKGKKPWLDKRERPKRDDGKKNKVRSDWLVDSGCTHHTASEEGLFKDLLRSFVSKVRIGDGNLIEARGRGNVVINIKSNKNIISNVLFIPDINQNLLNVGQIIEKGYSLVLKNNSCIIENTFGQELVTIAMTEKCFLLDVIQLEKKAYTSLANKARLWHNRLGHVNYRSLGLLHKFNLVEDMSKVEVKDRVCEICQLGKQMRLPFLVNKAWRARDKLQLVNFLKKKSEVPEVFNKFKALAENHSGCKIKALRSDNSTKYLSDRFQKLCEQAGIQHQLTTIYTPQQNRVSERKNQTVLDMARCLLFENFEADKKVPIILERLFLATGRTLIDLEKVSDREYLIVGMELNYVKDPLEQMLTSDPPNDEEKDECLALLEANQREVNPQSLIESLELGKRDHAKNRTKLEKRSVPGIFIGYNNTKKGYRVFDPSTKRIIVSKNGKFHEENAWKWNGSNTSLTEQGQQDIDLQPFKEEEPIGDDFDDVLVRSIRTITDIYQRCDVAILKPSSYDEAAKESAGKEPWKLKWR, from the exons ATGAGCTTTACACCAACACCACCACCTATCTTTGCTGGTGAGAACTACCACATTTGGGTAGTGAAGATGAAAACTTACCTTCAAGCACATAATTTGTGGAATGTGGTTGAGAATGATATAGAACCGGCTTCATTGAGGGTTAATCCCACCATTGCACAAATCAGACAACATAGTAAAGAATGTGTGAAGAAGCACAAAGCAATGTCTTGCTTGCAAAATAGAGTGTCTGAT ATGAGAGAGTCTAAGACCATTAAGCAATACTCTGACAGAATAATGGCCACATTCAACAACATTAGGCTCCCTGGAGATGATTTTAGTGAGAGCAGAGTTGTTGAGAAG CAAAGAATGGCCAACAGACTGGAAGAGTATCCTGAAGGAGATTTTCAAGAAAAAGCCAAAGAAAGCTCAAGTTTGAGCTACAAAGGAAAGAAACCATGGCTTGACAAAAGGGAAAGACCAAAGAGGGATGATGGGAAGAAAAA CAAAGTCAGAAGCGACTGGCTAGTAGACAGTGGTTGTACTCATCACACAGCATCAGAAGAAGGGTTGTTCAAAGATCTTCTCAGAAGCTTTGTTTCCAAAGTCAGGATTGGAGATGGAAACCTTATTGAGGCTAGAGGAAGAGGCAATGTTGTGATCAACATAAagtcaaataaaaatataatttcaaatgTCCTTTTTATACCTGATATAAACCAAAATTTACTTAATGTTGGTCAGATAATAGAGAAAGGTTATTCACTTGTTTTAAagaataactcatgcattattgaGAACACATTtggtcaagaactagtcacaatAGCTATGACTGAGAAATGCTTCTTGCTAGATGTTATTCAGCTAGAAAAGAAAGCCTATACTAGTCTTGCTAATAAAGCTAGGTTATGGCATAATAGGTTAGGCCATGTCAATTATAGATCACTTGGTTTGTTGCACAAATTCAATCTGGTTGAAGACATGTCCAAGGTTGAAGTCAAAGACAGAGTTTGTGAAATTTGTCAGCTTGGGAAGCAAATGAGATTGCCATTTCTAGTTAACAAGGCATGGAGGGCTCGAGACAAGCTTCAATTG GTCAATTTTCTAAAGAAAAAGTCTGAGGTACCTGAAGTATTCAACAAGTTCAAAGCCTTAGCTGAAAATCATTCAGGTTGCAAGATTAAGGCATTGAGATCAGACAATAGCACTAAGTACCTGTCTGATAGGTTTCAGAAGTTGTGTGAGCAGGCTGGAATTCAACATCAGCTAACAACAATCTATACTCCTCAGCAAAATAGAGTTAGTGAAAGAAAGAATCAGACAGTACTTGATATGGCAAGATGCCTACTGTTTGAAA actttgaagcagacaaaAAAGTGCCAATTATCTTAGAAAGACTGTTCTTAGCAaccggaaggacccttattgatctggagaagg TATCCGATCGAGAGTATTTAATAGTGGGGATGGAGCTCAACTATGTTAAGGATCCGTTGGAACAAATGTTGACATCagatcctccaaatgatgaagagaaggatGAATGcttagctttgttagaagctaatcaaagggaAGTTAATCCGCAATCCCTCattgaatctttggagttaggGAAAAGAGATCATG CTAAGAATAGAACCAAATTGGAGAAAAGATCTGTGCCAGGGATCTTTATTGGTTACAACAACACAAAGAAAGGCTATAGAGTCTTTGATCCATCCACCAAAAGGATCATTGTGAGCAAGAATGggaaatttcatgaagaaaatgCATGGAAATGGAATGGTTCAAATACAAGCTTGACTGAACAAGGTCAGCAAGATATTGATCTGCAACCATTTAAAGAAGAAGAGCCAATTGgtgatgattttgatgatgtactTGTGAGAAGCATAAGAACCATCACTGACATCTATCAAAGATGTGATGTGGCAATACTGAAACCTTCGAGTTACGATGAAGCTGCTAAAGAAAGTGCTGGAAAAGAGCCATGGAAGCTAAAATGGAGATGA